A DNA window from Hydra vulgaris chromosome 13, alternate assembly HydraT2T_AEP contains the following coding sequences:
- the LOC136089871 gene encoding golgin subfamily A member 6-like protein 25 has protein sequence MKILFLIALLCFVVFNDARYYPAYLWPERLNQDSKSRYEDEPLPQPAPQENKDIVFPNDTPEQKFKPDTWIKDDEYLNDKYVRNLNPRVSMLEDDVFSNDETVHQSNPRAWMEQDNVFSNDETVHQSNPRAWMEQDNVFSNDETVHQSNPRAWMEQDNVFSNDETVHQSNPRAWMEQDNVFSNDETMRQSNPRAWMESDDFSNDERQPFIHNVPDKTSPNHDLQKLHDESPLSEQRFTE, from the exons ATGAAAATCCTTTTTCTTATTGCTTTACTATGTTTCGTTGTTTTc aaCGACGCTCGCTACTATCCTGCATACCTCTGGCCTGAAAG ACTAAACCAAGATTCAAAATCACGTTACGAAGATGAACCATTGCCTCAACCCGCGCCACAAGAGAATAAAGACATTGTTTTTCCAAATGATACTCCCGAACAAAAATTCAAACCAGATACTTGGATAAAAGATgatgaatatttaaatgataaatatgtGCGTAATTTAAACCCAAGAGTTTCAATGCTAGAGGATGATGttttttcaaatgatgaaacCGTGCATCAATCTAACCCTAGAGCTTGGATGGAACAagataatgttttttcaaatgatgaaacCGTGCATCAATCTAACCCTAGAGCTTGGATGGAACAagataatgttttttcaaatgatgaaacCGTGCATCAATCTAACCCTAGAGCTTGGATGGAACAagataatgttttttcaaatgatgaaacCGTGCATCAATCTAACCCTAGAGCTTGGATGGAACAagataatgttttttcaaatgatgaaaccaTGCGTCAATCTAATCCAAGAGCCTGGATGGAAAGTGATGACTTTTCTAATGATGAACGTCAGCCTTTTATTCATAACGTTCCAGATAAAACAAG tcCAAATCacgatttacaaaaattacatgATGAATCTCCATTGTCTGAACAAAGGTTCACGGAGTAA